One part of the Methylobacterium terrae genome encodes these proteins:
- a CDS encoding PhzF family phenazine biosynthesis protein — translation MPARRYATLDVFTDTPLAGNPLAVVLDAEGLDDSAMQAIAREFNLSETVFVLPPAESRHRARLRIFTPAQELAFAGHPTVGTAVLLALGDRRAEVADAVAFGLEEQVGVVPCVVETGERETGGKWGRARFRLPRLPESWGEEPDATALAGALGLSPSEIGFSRHRPSRYSAGTPFHLVPVQSLDALGRARTSAEALAQALGAGAKVFLYTGETGEPGHSFRARMFAPAAGIAEDPATGGAVAAFAGALMQFEPLGSGTHDLVVAQGYEMGRPSAIALQLAIEDGALRAAEIGGSAVVISEGELHL, via the coding sequence ATGCCCGCACGCCGATACGCCACCCTGGACGTGTTCACCGACACCCCCCTCGCCGGCAACCCGCTGGCGGTGGTGCTCGACGCCGAGGGGCTGGACGATTCCGCGATGCAGGCCATCGCCCGGGAGTTCAACCTGTCCGAGACGGTGTTCGTGCTGCCGCCGGCCGAGAGCCGGCACCGGGCGCGGCTGCGGATCTTCACGCCGGCCCAGGAGCTCGCCTTCGCGGGTCACCCGACCGTCGGCACCGCGGTGCTGCTGGCGCTCGGCGACCGGCGGGCGGAGGTCGCCGACGCGGTGGCGTTCGGGCTCGAGGAACAGGTCGGGGTGGTGCCCTGCGTGGTCGAGACCGGCGAGCGCGAGACCGGCGGGAAATGGGGCCGCGCGCGCTTCCGCCTGCCGCGCCTGCCGGAGAGCTGGGGCGAGGAGCCGGACGCCACGGCTCTCGCCGGGGCGCTCGGCCTGTCGCCGTCCGAGATCGGCTTCTCGCGCCACCGGCCGAGCCGCTACAGCGCCGGCACGCCGTTCCACCTCGTGCCGGTCCAGAGCCTCGACGCGCTCGGCCGGGCGCGCACGAGCGCGGAGGCGCTGGCGCAGGCCCTCGGGGCGGGCGCCAAGGTGTTCCTCTATACCGGCGAGACCGGGGAGCCGGGCCACAGCTTCCGGGCCCGGATGTTCGCCCCCGCCGCCGGCATCGCCGAGGACCCGGCGACCGGCGGCGCGGTCGCGGCCTTCGCGGGCGCCCTGATGCAGTTCGAGCCCCTGGGGAGCGGCACCCACGACCTCGTCGTCGCGCAAGGGTACGAGATGGGCCGGCCGAGCGCGATCGCGCTCCAGCTCGCGATCGAGGACGGAGCGCTGCGCGCGGCCGAGATCGGCGGCAGCGCCGTCGTGATCTCCGAGGGCGAGCTGCACCTCTGA